The Saprospiraceae bacterium genome contains the following window.
GTTAAATTGTATTTACTGTTTCTCGATTATAAACACATCCTCATCAGATTTGGACATGTAATACTTTTCGCGCGCAAATTTCTCATAATTATTCTCAAAATCACGTTTATCGTCGCGAACTTTTACGATTAATTTTAGAAATTCATCCCGCTCCTTTTCAAGCGCCATAAGATTCGAGTAAATTTTTAGGGCAACGGGGATCCTGTATTGATCAAAAAAATACATATAGACAAGGAATGACACTGCTGTCAACCAATACTTATGGATCGAAATCCAATGAGGTAAATAGGTAATTATGGGGATCGTTTTCTTCTTTTGAGACACAATCACAGGAATATAAGGCAAATATATATACTATTTATTTATCAAATATCATTTTGCCCGGATAATATGCCTGATTTTCCAATTCTTCTTCAATTCGAAGCAGTTGATTGTATTTTGCGACCCGATCGGAACGGGATAACGAACCTGTTTTAATTTGCCCACAATGAAGTGCAACGGCTAAATCCGCAATGGTTGTATCCTCCGTTTCTCCAGAACGGTGACTCATCACGCACTTATATGAATTGCTTTGCGCTAAATGAACGGCATCGATGGTTTCTGTTAAGGTTCCAATTTGGTTTAGCTTAATCAAAACCGCATTGGCAGCGTGGAGTGAGATTCCTTGTTGGATTCGTTTTGGATTGGTAACAAACAAATCATCCCCAACCAATTGAATCTTATGTCCAATGGCCTTGGTCAATGCAATCCATGCATTCCAATCGTCTTCAGCCAAAGCATCTTCAATCGATACAAGTGGATAATTTGCAGCTAACCGGATCCAATAATCTACCATTTGTTCGCTACTTAAAGACCTACCATCCGATTTATGAAAAACATATCTTTGAGTTTTCTCATCAAAAAGTTCAGATACAGCCGGATCCATTGCCATTGCAATGTCTTGTCCTGCCTTATAGCCCGCTTTATCTATGGCAAGCATGATCAGATCCAAGGCTTCTTCATTTGTATTCAGAGCTGGAGCAAAACCTCCTTCATCCCCAACATTGGTAGAAAAGCCTTTCGATTTTAATACGGCTTTTAAATTGTGAAAAACTTCTGAACCCATCCGCAGAGCTTCTGCAAACGAAGAAGCTCCAATAGGTGCTATCATAAATTCCTGAAAATCGAGCTTATTGTCTGCATGGGCACCTCCGTTGACGATATTCATTAAAGGGACAGGGAGCGTATGTGCATTCACCCCACCTATATATTTGTAAAGAGGGAGATTGGCCTCTGTTGACGCTGCTTTTGCAACTGCCAATGAAATTCCCAGAATCGCATTGGCTCCAAATCTGGATTTATTTTCAGTTCCATCCGCTTCGATCATTGTTTTATCAATTACACGTTGCTGAGAAACATCCATTCCAAGAATTTCTTCGGCAAGTTCTTCTTCAATGAATTGACATGCTTTGAGCACCCCTTTACCCAGAAATTTAGTTTGATCACCATCCCTCAATTCTACGGCTTCATGTTTGCCTGTTGATGCTCCGGAAGGAACCGCCGCTCGCTCAACAATTCCAAATTCAGTTTCTACTTCGACTTCGACTGTTGGAAATCCCCTACTGTCTAAAATTTGCCTTGCACGGATATCTATGATCTCACTCATGTATTAAACTTTCTTGGTTTAGTTTCGCTGTATTTTGATAAAACTGTTTAAACAAGTACCTTGAATCATGCGGACCCGGCCCTGCTTCCGGATGGTATTGCACACTAAAAACAGGCAAGGTTTTATGGCGTATGCCTTCAACCGACTGATCATTTAAATTGATGTGGGTTAATTCAATTTCAGAATTGTGTTTCAGAATATCTTCCGGCTTTACAGCAAATCCATGATTTTGACTAGTGATTTCACCCAATCCACTGATTAAATTCTTTACAGGATGGTTGGTCCCACGGTGCCCATGATGCATTTTAAATGTAGAAACACCTAAAGCCAGGTTTACCAATTGGTGACCCAAGCAAATTCCAAAGACTGGTTTCCGGGTTGCGATCATTGCGGTTACGGTATCAATGGCATACTCCATAACTTCGGGATCTCCTGGACCATTGGACAAGAAATACGCATCTGGATTCCATGCATTGATTTCTTGGATGGTGCTTTTTGCTGGAAATACTTTTATATAAAATCCCATGATTTCAAGTTGCTTCAAAATGGATTTTTTGATACCATAATCCATTGCCGCCAATCGGAGTTTGCTTTCTGAATTTCCTATTAAGTAGGCCGTTTCTGTACTTACTTTTGATGCCAATTCGAGGCCTTCCATGTTAGGCACACTTTCTAAAAATTTCGCTAATTCTTTAATATCACTTAGTTCTGTAGATATGACAGCATTCATAGCACCATGAATCCGAATATGTCGCACCAAGGCTCTGGTATCAATGCCATGAATGCATATTACGCCATTTCTTTCGAGATAATCATTTAGATTCTCTTCTGCTTGGGTCCGACTCAGATGCCATGAAAAATTTCGACAAACCAAACCCCGTATTTGAACATTTGCAGATTCTGCTTCATTATGAATAATTCCATAATTTCCAATATGGACATTGGTATTAATCATAATCTGACCGTAATAACTCGGATCGGTATATATTTCTTGGTAACCGGTCATCCCGGTATTGAAACAAATCTCAGCTCCAAAAGTACCTGTTTTGCCTGCTGCGAAGCCTTTGAAATAGGTACCGTCTTGTAAAAGCAGCCATGCGTTTTGAGTAGAGCTGGTTGGCATATAAATAAATTATATTAGATTTTCACAAATATATAAAGCATTCTTTGAATGCTGATTGTTTTTGTATGTACAAAAAAAAAGCGGCTAAAGCCGCTTTAAATTTTTATTCCTTCTCTTCAGAAACAACAGTCCCGCCGGTTTCAACCGATGGATTGGCTGAATCTGACTTTTTTGTCCGTCCTCTACGAGTCTTTTTAATTTCAGCCGTTGGTGCTTTTGACTGAGAAGCAGAAATCATGATGTCATTAAAATCAACCATTTCAATCATTGCCATTTCAGCTCCATCCCCTTTTCTGAATCCTGTACGGATTACACGGGTATAACCACCTGGTCTGGTAGCAATTTTACCAGCAACTGTCCCAAATAATTCTGTGATTGAATCTTTGTCCTGCAAATAGCTAAATACCGTTCTTCTTGAATGTGTGGTATTGCTTTTTGATTTAGTCATTAAGGGTTCAATAAATACTCTCAATGCTTTTGCTTTTGCAAGCGTGGTATTGATACGCTTGTGTTTAATTAAAGCAGAGGCCAGGTTTCTTAAAAGAGCTACCCGATGTCCTTTTTTTCTGCCTAAATGATTAAATGCTTTTCCGTGTCGCATGCTATTAGTTTATACTCCGCGTTTAAAAATTAATCTTCGTCCAATTTATATTTGGATAGATCCATTCCAAAACTCAGGTTTTTAGTTTGTAATAATTCTTCAATTTCCACCAATGATTTTTTTCCGAAATTCCGGAACTTTAACAATTCATGTGTGTCATACTTAACCATTTCTGCCAATGAATTAATTTTAGCAGCTTTTAAGCAATTGTAAGCACGAACTGATAAATCTAAATCTTCTAAAGGTGTTTTTAATAATTTGCGCATATGAAGAACGTGTTCATCAACAATCGTATCTTCTTTACGCACTGCATCTTCGAATGTGATGTTTTCATCTGTAATCAACATCAAATGTTGAATCATAATCCGAGCAGCTTCTTTTACAGCTTCTTCTGGATGAATCGTACCATCGGTTCTAACTTCAAGGATTAATTTTTCGTAATCTGTTTTTTGTCCAACCCTGGTATTTGAAATGCTGTAAGTTACTTTTTGTATTGGCGTGTAAATGGCATCAACAGGAATGATTCCTATAGGTAAATCCTTAGTAATCATTTCATCCGCTGGCATATACCCACGGCCTTTTGCAATGGTTAATTCCAATTCTAAATTCACAAAAGGCTCCATTCTACAAATAATCAAGTCTGGATTGGTAACTTTAAAAACATTGGTACTGTTTTCAAGGTCTCCTGCTGTAAATTTATCTTTACCACTGATGGTGATGTAAATTTTTTCTTCTTTGATGGTATTGGCATCCATCAATGGTTTTAATCGAACCTGTTTCAGATTCAGAATGATTTCAACCACATCTTCCATTACTCCTTTAATGGTAGCAAATTCGTGTTCAACGCCGGCAATACGTACGTTTGAAATTGCAAATCCTTCAAGGGACGACAAGAGAATTCTTCTTAAGGAATTTCCAATTGTTTGTCCGAATCCAGGTTCCAACGGCTTAAATTCAAAAGTACCTTCAAAGTCGGTTGATTTTTGAAGAATGATTTGATCCGGCTTTTGAAAGTTAAGAATACTCATGCTGTGAACGTTTTTATTATTAATAGGATTACTTAGAATACAACTCGACAATCAATTGTTCGTTGATTGGTTCTGGTACCTGCTCGCGATTAGGATATTGAAGAAATTTACCCTCCATCTTATCAGCATTCCATTCCAACCAAGGAAATTTGCGTGTATCGGTTTTTTGAGCAACGTGGTGCTTGATGAATTCCAATCCTTGAGATTTTCCTCTTACGGTTAATACATCACCCGGTTTTAAACGGAATGATGGAATATTTACCAATTTTCCATTTACATTGATGTGACGGTGTGAAACCATTTGACGAGCCCCTTTCCGGGTTGGAGCAATCCCCATCCGGTATACGGTATTATCAAGACGTGCTTCCAAGTATTGGAATAAGTTTTCACCAGTTACACCTTCTTTCTTATGTGCATCATGGAATATATTTCTAAATTGACGTTCTAAAACGCCATAGGTATATTTAGCTTTTTGTTTTTCAATCAGCTGCAAAGCATAGTTTGATTTTTGCTTCTTTTTACGGGAAGGACCATGTTGCCCCGGAGCATATTTTTTCTTTTCAAAAGACTTATCATAACCAGTCAAAGACTGTCCGAACGATCTTGATTTTTTAGTAACCGGGCCTGTATATCTCGCCATATCTTAATTTCTACTATTGAAGGATTATACTCTACGATGTTTAGGAGGTCTGCAACCATTATGCGGAATCGGTGTCGTGTCAATAATTTTAGTGATTTTAATTCCAGAACTATCCAATGCTCTAATGGCAGCTTCACGACCTGAACCAGGACCTTTTACCAATACTTCTGCAGAGCGCATACCGGCATCAAATGCAGTAGCCGCAGCTGTATTTGCAGACATTTGTGCAGCGAATGGGGTATTCTTTTTTGAACCTCTAAAACCAGATCTACCGGCACTTGACCACGAAATAACTTCACCTGCTTTATTGCACAATGAAATAATGATATTGTTAAAAGTTGCTTGAATGAATGCAATTCCTTCAGAATCAACTTTAACTTTTCTCTTTTTAACCTTTTTTCCTTTTGCCATAAATGAATGGAATAAATAATATTACTTGGTTGCTTTTTTCTTGTTTGCCACGGTTTTACGCTTTCCTTTTCTAGTACGCGCATTGGTTTTTGTACGCTGACCACGAACTGGAAGGCCTTTTCTGTGACGGATTCCACGGTAGCATGCAATGTCCATTAATCGTTTAATACTCAATTGGACATCTGATCGAAGTTCCCCTTCGACTTTAATTTCTTCCTGAATCAATTTTGCAATTGATTGGACTTGATCATTTGACCATTCCTGAACCCGGACACTTTCTCCGATCCCAACTTTGGACAATATGTTTTTAGCTGTAGTCGAACCTATCCCATAGATATAGGTTAAGCCTACAACTCCTCTTTTATTTCTTGGTAAATCAACCCCTGCAATACGTGCCATAGAATTTCTTGTTTTGAATTAACCTTGACGTTGTTTGAATTTAGGATTTTTCTTGTTGATTATATACAACTTCCCTTTCCGACGTACAAACTTGCAGTCAGCTGTTCTTTTTTTAATGGAGGTTCTTACTTTCATTTCTTTTTATTTATATCTATAGGTAATTCTCCCCCTTGACAAGTCGTATGGGCTCATTTCAACCGATACTTTGTCACCGGGAAGAATTCTTATATAATTCATCCGCATTTTGCCCGAAATTGTCGCAATTATAAGATGATCGTTCTGAAGTCTTACCCTAAACATGGCATTTGAAAGTGCTTCTTCTATCGTACCATCCTGGGTAATCAGGTTCTTTTTGGTCATCTTAAAATTTTCGGAGTGCAAATATCTATCTTTTTAATCAATTTTTGTCAATTCTATGTTATTTTTCACAGATTTTTCAATGATTTTGTGATCTGAAAGCTTTTCTCCCCCATCCCTTCGAACTGCAACGGTATGTTCGAAATGTGCGGAAGGTTTTTTGTCCTGAGTAACCATGGTCCACCCGTCTTTAAGTTGCTTGACTCTTCGGGTGCCCAAATTAATCATGGGTTCTATCGCAATGACCAATCCTTCTTTTAGAACCAGCCCACGACCCTTTTTTCCAAAATTTGGAATCTCTGGGGGTTCATGCAATTGTTTTCCAATTCCATGTCCAACCAATTCCCGAACAACACCATAGCCATATTTTCCTTCTGTGTGATCTTGAATGGCCTGACTGATGTCTCCAACTCGGTTTCCAAATTTGGCTTCCTTAATTCCAAGTTCTAAGGATTCTACCGTCACCTTCAATAATTGTAAAATTTCAGGGGCAACTTCTCCCACCACAAAGGTGTATGCTGAATCTCCATAAAAATCATTCAAACACACTCCACAATCTACAGAAACGACATCCCCACTTTTTATAGGTTCCTTTGATGGAATTCCATGCACCACTTGTTCATTAATTGAAATGCACAAACTGGCAGGAAAACCGTGAAAACCTTTAAATGCCGGAAATGCTTTATGATCTCTTATATATTCTTCTGCTTTTTTATCCAAAGCCAGGCCAGAAATCCCTGGTTTCAAAAGGCTCGCAACTTCTGCTAACGTTGCACAAACCAGCAGCGAACTAATTCGCATTATTTCGATTTCCTCTTCTGTTTTGAGGTAAATCATTCAATTCTCGATTAACCGTTTACAATCGGACCAACTCCTTGACTAAAGCGTCCTTCAATTCTTCCTGATTTCACCAAGCCATCGTATTTTCTCATGAGTAAATAAGATTCCACTTGAGACAAGGTATCCAGAATAACCCCTACCATGATCAGAACGGAAGACCCACCAAAGAATCTTGCAAATTGTGGATTTACACCAAATACCACTGCAATGGAAGGAAGTATCGTTAAAAAACCTAAGAAAATGGCCCCTGGCAAAGTAATCCGGGTAGTAGTCGTATCAATGTATTCTTCTGTATCTTCTCCAGGTTTAATTCCTGGAATAAATGCATTCTGCCGTTTAAGATATTCGGCATAATTCTGAGGATTAACAATTAAAGCGGTATAGATATAGGTAAACCCAACAACCAGAATAAAAGTCAGAAAATTATGCCAAAACCCATAAGGATCTGTCAAAGTATGCATTACCCCTGTAGTTCCTAATGTTGGATCTGAGGTCATATATTGTACTGCTGTCAATGGCAAAAACAATATAGCCTGGGCAAAAATGATCGGCATAACACCGGCTGCATTTACTTTAAGTGAATGTAATCCCGGTTGGTAGCCATTGGCATCGAACCGGTACCTCTTCCTACCATTCGCTTTGCAAATTGAATGGGTATTTTTCTGACTCCCTGAATGACCAGGATCGTGGCTATTACAATCAGGAATAGAATGATAATCTCCAATAAAAAGAGTAAAAATGACTGTGAATTCAATTCGAATGCAAACGCAGATGGCAAGGATGCAATAATCCCGATCATGATGATCAATGAAGTACCATTTCCAATTCCGCGATCTGTAATCCGTTCACCCAGCCACATACAGAATACTGTACCCGTAGCCAGAATGATACTATTGGAAAACCAGAAAATGAACGCGCTAACATTTGGATCAACGGCACCCATGGATTTTACATAGGTCAAATATCCACCACCCTGAACCAGGGTAATAAACACCGTAAGGATCCTTGTGATTTGACTTAATTTTTTGCGGCCGGACTCTCCTTCCTTTTGTTGAAGTCTTTGAAAATATGGCACAGCAAAACCTAATAACTGAACAATAATGGAAGCCGTGATATAGGGCATAATCCCCAATGCAAAAATAGACGCCTTATCAAAAGCACCACCTGTATAGCTATTAATTAATCCAAACAAGCTATTTGCAGAATTTGATGCTTTTTGATTCAATATTGAAGGATCAACTCCCGGTAATACGATAAATGATCCTACTCTGAAAATTATAAGCAAGGTAAGCGTATAAATAATCTTATCCCTTAGCTCTTGAATGCTCCAGATATTCTTTAAAGTTTCAATTAATTTTTTCATTCAGAAAAGTTAAATGAGTTCGATGGATCCACCTGCTGCTTCAATTTTGGTTTTAGCAGAAGCAGTGCATGCATGTACTCTTAATTTGAAAGCCTTAGTAATTTCTCCACGTCCCAAAATTTTTATTTTGTCGTTGACATTAAAAATTTTGTTGGAATTAAAAAATTCCTGATTTATTTCAGTTACCTGATATCTTTCTGCATAGTTAGAAAGTGTATCAAGGTTGACTTCTTTATAATTAATCCGGTTGATGTTTCTAAATCCAAATTTCGGAATACGTCTTTGCAGCGGTGTTTGACCCCCTTCAAACCCTTTAGTGGTTGTTGCCCCAGAACGGGCTTTCATACCCTTATGTCCTTTTCCTGAGGTTCCTCCGTGACCGGATCCTTCACCTCTAGCAATACGTTTTTCCTTATGGATGGCTCCTTTAGCCGGTTTAAGATTGTGTAATTCCATGATACTTATATCTTTTCAACTTGAACAAGATGTTTAACTTTATTAACCATTCCCAAGATCTGTGGCGTTGATTCAACTTCAACAGAATCATGAGGGTTTCTTAAGCCCAATGCTCTTATGGTCAATTTTTGTCTTTCGCTCGTTTTAATAACGCTTTTAGACTGAGTAATTTTTATCTTTCCCATGATTCAATACTAAATTATTAACCTTCAAATACTTTTATCAATTCAATTTTACGCTGCTTTGCAACTTCATAGGGACTTCTGATTTTTGTCAGAGCATCCAAGGTTGCTTTTACAACATTGTGCGGATTGGAAGAACCAATTGATTTTGCTAATACGTTATGAATTCCGGCAATTTCCAATACAGCTCGCATCGCTCCACCTGCTATAACTCCTGTTCCATCTGCTGCTGGCTTTATAAATACCCGACCGGCACCGAATTTTCCTTTTTGTTCATGTGCGATGGTCCCTTTTTGAATTGGGACTTTGATTAAATTTTTCTTTGCATCATCTACCGCTTTAGAAATTGCATCAGAAACTTCTCTAGCTTTTCCAATTCCCTGGCCTACAATTCCGTGGCCATCTCCTACTACAACCAATGCCGAAAAGCTGAAGGTTCTACCTCCTTTGGTAACTTTTGCTACCCTGTTTAAGTTAACCAGTTTTTCTTTTAACTCCGTTTCACCAGCTGCCTTAACTCGTACTACATGCGATTTTGCCATGATCTTTATTATAGAAATTTAATTTTAAAAATTTAATCCACCTTCACGGGCTCCCTCAGCCAATGCTTTAATTCTGCCATGATATAAAAATCCACCGCGATCAAAAACCACTGCATCGATATTTATACTTTTAGCTTTGCTGGCTATCAACGTTCCAACCTTTTTTGCAAGATCACTTTTGCTTGCTTTTCCCAAGCTTTTATCACTGGATGAAGCTGCGCACAATGTTTTTCCTGCTGTGTCATCAATAAGTTGACAATAAATTGCCGTATTGCTTTTAAATACCGCCAATCTCGGACGCTCTGGAGTTCCGACAACTGATTTGCGAATTCTAAATCTTATCTTTTGACGTTGTGTATCTTTATTTTTTTTCATGTCAATCGAATTACCGATTAAAAAACTAATTATTACTTACCTGCAGATTTACCAGCTTTTCTACGAAGAACTTCACCAGTAAATTTGATACCTTTCCCTTTAAATGGTTCAGGTGCTTTGAATGAACGTATTTTAGCACAGATCTGACCGATTAATTGCAAATCAGAACCTTTTAATATTATTTTAGGATTCGAACCTTTTTCTGTGATCGTTTCCACTTTTAATTCACTGGGTATATAAAACAAGATTGGATGTGAATAACCAATAGACAATTCCAATAAATTTCCTGTATTCGAAACCCTGAAACCCACACCGACCAATTCCATTTGTTTTGTAAAGCCTTCATTTACTCCAGTGACCATATTACTTACTAATGCACGGGTTAAGCCATGAAGCGATTTGTGTCTCTTTTGTTCTGTGGGTCTACTGATGCTGATATTTCCATCTTCTGTTGTGACTTTCATATCCGGATCAATCGCCTGAGTCAACGACCCTTTAGGACCTTTAACCGTGACAGTCGATTTATCAATTTTAATTTCCACTCCGTTAGGGATTGGAATCAACTTTTTTCCTATTCTTGACATCTTAAATCAATTTATTAATATATGTAACAAAGTACTTCCCCACCAACATTTTCTTTCTTTGCTTCTTTGTCAGTTAAAAGTCCTTTTGAAGTTGAAACAATATATATTCCAAGACCGCTTATAATACGTGGTAATTCATCCACATTACTGTAAACTCTTCTTCCAGGTTTACTCACCCGTTTTAATTCTCTAATAATGGGTAATTTTGAAACAGGATCATATTTTAAGGCAATGCGGATCAAGCCTTGCTTGTTTTCAGAATCCTCAAATTTATATTTTAAAATATAACCACTTTTATAGAGTATTTCCGTAATCGCTTTCTTTGTATTGGATGCAGGAATATCTACGATCCGAAAACCAGCTAACTGCGCATTGCGAATTCTGGTTAGGTAATCTGCGATTGAATCTGTTACAATTGACATAATACTAATTTATAAATTTAAAATTACCAACTTGCTTTTACGATACCAGGAATCTTTCCATCTAAAGCCATCAAACGAAATACATTTCGTGATAGTCCGAAACGACGCATAAATCCTTTTGGACGACCTGTGAGCCCACATCTGTTTTTTAAACGTACCGGAGATGCATCTCTTGGCAATTTTGAAAGTCCATCATAGTCATGGTCTTTTTTAAGTTGAGCACGCACATCATGGTATTTTGCTACCACACGTTCACGCTTTGCCTGTCTTGCTATAATTGATTTTTAGACATAAAAACGAAACTTAAATTTTTTGATTTTTAAAAGGCATACCCATATGTTTTAGCAATTCAAAAGCTTCCGCATCTGTTTTTGCTGTAGTAACAAACGTGATGTCCATTCCTGCAATCTTATTAATTTTATCTAAATCGATTTCAGGAAAAATGATTTGTTCTGTAATCCCCAATGTATAATTCCCTCTTCCATCAAAACTGTTATCAGAAACTCCTCTAAAGTCCCGAACACGAGGCAACGCTACTGTAATGAGTCGATCCATAAATTCATACATCCGGTCGCTTCTCAAAGTTACTTTTGCGCCAATGGGCATTTTTTCTCTTAATTTAAAGTTAGAGATTGCTTTTTTAGATTGGGTGGCAACTGCTTTCTGACCAGTAATCGTCGTGATTTCATTCACTGCAATATCCACTAATTTTTTATCCTGGGTTGCACTTCCTACTCCTTGATTGATGCTTATTTTCACCAATTTAGGAGCCTGCATAATAGAAGAGTATTGAAACGTTTCCATCAATACCGGAACTACATTTTTTTGATAATGTGCTTTAAGTCTGTTTGTGTAACTCATCACTTAATTATTTCACCTGATTTTTTAGAAACACGTACTTTTTGGTCATTGCGAATTTCATAACCTACACGTGTTGGTTTTCCACTCTTTGGGTCTAACAAAGACAAATTGGATATGTGAATTGGAGCTGAAAATTCTACAATTCCACCTGGGTTGTTGTTTGTAGGTTTCATATGTTTTTTAACAATATTGATCCCTTCAACAACTGCCCTGTTTTTTTCACTTACAATCTGGCTTACGATTCCTTCCTTTCCTTTATTGGAACCGGAAATGACCCGGATTTTATCGCCTTTTTTTATTTTAAATTTCATAATTCCTATTCAAATTAATCTTGTAAAATAATCAGAGTACTTCTGGAGCTAATGAAACAATCCGCATATAATCTTTTTCACGAAGCTCCCGTGCAACTGGCCCGAATATACGTGTACCCCTTGGTTCGTCAGCAGCATTTAAGAGTACTACCGCATTATCATCGAAACGGATATAAGAACCGTCTTTACGACGAATTTCTTTTTTGGTTCGAACAATCACCGCTTTTGAAACAGTACCTTTTTTTACACCACCTGGTGTAGCTGATTTTACCGTTACAACGATTTTATCTCCAATAGAAGCATATCTTCTTTTGGTTCCACCTAACACACGAATACAGAGCACTTCTTTTGCACCACTATTATCCGCTACGTTTAGTCTTGATTCTTGTTGTATCATCGCTGCTTAAATTTATTATTCTCCTTTCTTAATAATTTCTACGAGTCTCCAGCATTTATTCTTGCTGAGCGGTCTGGTTTCCATAATACGAACCAAGTCGCCTATTGTACACTCATTGTTTTCATCATGAGCAAAATATTTTTTACTCTTATTCATTCGTTTGCCATACTTGTCATGCAACAAACTTCGCTCAACCTTAACTGTGATAGTTTTGGCCATTTTATTGCTACTGACCACTCCCACTTTTTGCTTTCGAAGATTTCTTTCCATTATAATTGCGTATTATGCTTGTACTGTTGATCGTTTAGTTAATTCAGTTTTCATCATTGCAATTTCTCTTCTTAAAAAGAGGATTTGCTTTGGATTTTGCAGCCCTTTTACTTTGTGCTCCAGTTTTAATGAATGCAATTGATTTAGTGCACCGGTAAGATCTTTCTCAAGCGTCTCCTGATTCATTCCGGTAAATACCTCATATTTTCTTAATGCCATGTCAGTTTATTTAAGCGGTTGCAAGATTTTGAAATTCTCTTCGTACAATCGTTTTCGTTTTTATTGGTAATTTTTGAGCTGCAAGTGCAAAAGCTTCTACAGCAACATCATAAGGAATGCCGTCCATTTCAAAAAGGATGGTACCTGGTTTGATTACAGCTACATAATGATCCAAGGCCCCTTTACCTTTTCCCATACGAACCTCTGCAGGTTTGGATGTGATGGGTTTGTCTGGAAAAATTCGAATCCAAACCGTCCCTTCTCTTTTCATATGTCTGGTC
Protein-coding sequences here:
- the rplP gene encoding 50S ribosomal protein L16 produces the protein MLQPKRLKYRKQQKGRNKGMAHRGSTIAFGTYGLKSMDSARLTSRQIEAARVAMTRHMKREGTVWIRIFPDKPITSKPAEVRMGKGKGALDHYVAVIKPGTILFEMDGIPYDVAVEAFALAAQKLPIKTKTIVRREFQNLATA